In one Gadus morhua chromosome 7, gadMor3.0, whole genome shotgun sequence genomic region, the following are encoded:
- the LOC115547413 gene encoding zinc finger BED domain-containing protein 1-like, translating into MDFLPKEPPEFRGMGPGGAVSSSGVALSVGPGPHLVAHPRAKSKVWRYFGFDTDSDGCIVHWKRIYCRVCMSQIAYSGNTSNLSYHLEKNHPAQFGELVKSNAGPGHPPQHQQRVGVAAATARAPKPEPQGARTMSSSSYGTQAVSELALRSGFAAGGIGVAGGDRRRPDLTRAVCDFVCEGMHPVSVVEEPTFRALLRAADPRYALPTKHELALKLVPRAYERAREAARAALAGVMSCGVTTDLWRSPAHDRAYVTLSVHAVTRGGGGGFAATSTCLKTFSVPGEDPAETVTRALYEALADWGVVHKVSGVTTDGSPDVVKACSLLELSVQMPCLGHALGRAVGEAFRLPRAQALLAECRKLVEHFRATAAAGYALREQQRRRGVAERPLVADGGGGGGWLSTLAMLRRLREQRAAVAAALGDVPAGQRLSFEASDWARLEAWVELLRPVRAVTELLAACRYPALSTVRPALHMLQSAALAARDGDLKEIATAKEAVARALAAAYSQPQEVAAFLNVAAFLDPRYKRLPFLSAAERAQVEAQVVEEAKAVLEKLGAEAPPCPGSFSPPSEEEPLQPPPCKKPHLNPHLNPDLNAHLNPDLNPDLNPDLNPHLNPHLNPHLNSHLNPHLSQGQDNPLAAIFLQSDSDQTQEELHAQAVEELGNYKAQRLLGLNEDPLAWWSSHAPLFPTLARVLQRYWCVPATSVPCHRLFGAAGGGAHAGKRARLGPPALVDQQVFLYENARGYHDAEPSDAELEDAILWDGGGALVAPLE; encoded by the coding sequence ATGGACTTCCTTCCCAAGGAGCCCCCGGAGTTCCGAGGCATGGGTCCCGGGGGGGCGGTCTCGTCGTCGGGCGTCGCCCTCAGCGTGGGCCCCGGCCCCCACCTCGTGGCCCACCCGCGGGCCAAGAGCAAAGTGTGGCGCTACTTCGGCTTCGACACGGACTCGGACGGCTGCATCGTGCACTGGAAGAGGATCTACTGCCGCGTGTGCATGAGCCAGATCGCCTACTCGGGCAACACCTCCAACCTGTCCTACCACCTGGAGAAGAACCACCCGGCCCAGTTCGGCGAGCTGGTCAAGAGCAACGCGGGTCCGGGTCACCCGCCGCAGCACCAGCAGCGGGTGGGCGTGGCCGCGGCCACCGCCCGCGCGCCCAAACCCGAACCCCAGGGGGCGAGGACgatgtcgtcgtcgtcgtacGGGACACAGGCGGTGTCGGAGCTCGCGCTCCGGTCAGGGTTCGCGGCCGGCGGCATCGGCGTTGCCGGCGGCGACCGCAGACGCCCGGACCTGACCCGGGCGGTGTGCGACTTCGTCTGCGAGGGGATGCACCCAGTCTCGGTGGTGGAGGAGCCCACGTTCCGAGCGCTCTTGCGTGCGGCGGACCCCCGCTACGCCCTGCCCACCAAGCACGAGCTGGCGCTGAAGCTGGTCCCGCGGGCGTACGAGCGGGCGCGCGAGGCCGCCCGGGCCGCGCTGGCGGGCGTGATGAGCTGCGGCGTGACCACGGACCTGTGGCGGAGCCCCGCCCACGACCGCGCCTACGTCACACTGTCGGTGCACGCCGTcacccgcggcggcggcggcggcttcgCGGCGACGAGCACGTGCCTGAAGACGTTCTCGGTGCCGGGGGAGGACCCGGCGGAGACGGTGACGCGCGCCCTGTACGAGGCACTGGCCGACTGGGGCGTGGTGCACAAGGTGAGCGGCGTGACCACCGACGGCTCGCCGGACGTGGTCAAGGCGTGCTCCCTGCTGGAGCTCTCGGTGCAGATGCCGTGCCTCGGCCACGCCCTGGGCCGCGCCGTGGGCGAGGCCTTCCGCCTGCCCCGTGCCCAGGCCCTCCTGGCCGAGTGCCGCAAGCTGGTGGAGCACTTCAGGGCCACGGCGGCGGCCGGGTACGCGCTGCGGGAGCAGCAGCGCCGCCGCGGCGTGGCggagcgccccctggtggcggacggcggcggcggcggcggctggctGTCCACGCTCGCCATGCTGCGGCGGCTGCGGGAGCAGCGGGCGGCAGTGGCGGCGGCGCTGGGCGACGTGCCCGCCGGGCAGCGGCTGAGCTTCGAGGCGTCGGACTGGGCGCGGCTGGAGGCCTGGGTGGAGCTGCTGCGGCCGGTGCGGGCGGTGACGGAGCTGCTGGCGGCCTGCCGCTACCCCGCCCTCAGCACGGTGCGGCCGGCGCTGCACATGCTGCAGAGCGCCGCGCTGGCCGCGCGCGACGGCGACCTCAAGGAGATCGCCACGGCCAAGGAGGCGGTGGCCCGGGCGCTGGCCGCCGCCTACTCCCAGCCGCAGGAGGTCGCAGCCTTCCTCAACGTGGCGGCCTTCCTGGACCCGCGCTACAAGCGGCTGCCCTTCCTATCGGCGGCGGAGCGCGCCCAGGTGGAGGcgcaggtggtggaggaggccaaGGCCGTGCTGGAGAAGCTGGGCGCCGAGGCTCCGCCCTGCCCCGGGagcttctcccccccctcggAGGAGGAGCCTCTCCAGCCGCCACCGTGCAAGAAGCCGCACCTCAACCCGCACCTCAACCCGGACCTCAACGCGCACCTCAACCCGGACCTCAACCCGGACCTCAACCCGGACCTCAACCCGCACCTCAACCCGCACCTTAACCCGCACCTCAACTCGCACCTCAACCCGCACCTCAGCCAGGGCCAGGACAACCCCCTGGCGGCCATCTTCCTTCAGTCGGACTCGGACCAGACGCAGGAGGAGCTCCACGCGCaggcggtggaggagctggggaaCTACAAGGCCCAGAGGCTGCTGGGGCTGAACGAGGACCCCCTGGCGTGGTGGAGCAGCCACGCCCCGCTGTTCCCCACGCTGGCCCGCGTGCTGCAGAGGTACTGGTGCGTGCCGGCCACCAGTGTGCCGTGCCACCGGCTCTTCGGTGCGGCGGGTGGCGGCGCCCACGCCGGGAAGAGGGCCCGCCTGGGCCCGCCCGCCCTGGTGGACCAGCAGGTGTTCCTGTACGAGAACGCCCGCGGTTACCATGACGCCGAGCCCAGCGACGCGGAGCTGGAGGACGCCATCTTGTGGGACGGAGGCGGTGCGCTCGTGGCGCCGCTGGAGTGA